A stretch of Candidatus Sphingomonas phytovorans DNA encodes these proteins:
- a CDS encoding ParB N-terminal domain-containing protein, with protein sequence MKLDFIDLGKLSVSKANMRYARKAPDVTDILPTVRKRGVVVPVLVCAHPVADPVEGERPDTFEIVAGARRYHAALIVADERRAAGSDVEPMPCAILDAGDDADAIEASLIENIARLDPDEVTQWESFTRLVKEGRSTDEIAATFGLPDLAVKRVLALGNLLPRIRDLYRREEIDTTTVRHLTLASKSQQKSWLALAGDPKAYCPVGRQLKAWLFGGQSIAVRHALFDVAASGLATVTDLFGDDAYFADGDAFWAAQNAAVEERAEAVRAAGWADAVIVPVTGQFAAWDYEKAAKRKGGRVYFDVRGSGEVVIHEGYVSRKEARRLAEGGEKETATAKAVRPEVTAAMQDYIALHRHAAVRAALIGHNGIALRVMVAQAVAGSPLWTVRVEPQASRNDAVRESIENVPAETRFDEQRRAVLALLGFDPDTPTVTHGDVGMYGATGVFLRLLELPDIAVMDALAIVVGETLDARSPLVDALGTELKVDMAPVWQADDVFFELVRDKEVLRAMMAEVAGATIAGANANEKGKTMTRIIRAHLDGSEGRARVENWVPRWLAFPPAHYTPRGGVASVAAHAEAEDARNDNQPEPPDTPAPAAVEPLPLAA encoded by the coding sequence ATGAAACTCGACTTCATCGATCTTGGCAAGCTGTCGGTCAGCAAGGCCAATATGCGCTATGCCAGAAAGGCACCCGACGTGACCGACATCCTGCCGACCGTGCGCAAGCGCGGCGTCGTCGTGCCGGTGCTGGTCTGCGCCCATCCCGTCGCGGACCCGGTCGAGGGGGAGCGTCCCGACACGTTCGAAATCGTCGCTGGCGCGCGACGCTATCATGCCGCGCTGATCGTCGCAGACGAACGCCGCGCGGCGGGGAGCGACGTCGAGCCGATGCCCTGCGCGATCCTCGACGCGGGCGACGACGCCGACGCCATCGAGGCGTCGCTGATCGAGAATATCGCCCGGCTCGATCCCGATGAGGTGACTCAGTGGGAAAGCTTCACCCGGCTGGTGAAAGAGGGCCGCAGCACCGACGAGATCGCCGCGACCTTCGGCCTGCCCGACCTCGCCGTGAAGCGCGTGCTGGCGCTCGGCAACCTCCTGCCGCGCATCCGCGATCTTTATCGCCGGGAGGAGATCGACACGACGACTGTCCGGCACCTGACCCTCGCCAGCAAAAGCCAGCAGAAATCCTGGCTGGCGCTGGCCGGTGACCCGAAAGCCTATTGCCCGGTCGGACGCCAGCTGAAGGCATGGCTGTTCGGCGGTCAGTCGATCGCCGTCAGGCACGCCTTGTTCGACGTGGCGGCGAGCGGCCTTGCGACCGTCACCGACCTGTTCGGCGACGATGCCTATTTCGCCGATGGCGACGCCTTCTGGGCAGCGCAGAACGCGGCGGTCGAGGAGCGCGCCGAGGCGGTGCGCGCGGCGGGCTGGGCCGATGCGGTGATCGTGCCGGTGACCGGGCAATTCGCGGCATGGGACTATGAGAAAGCGGCCAAGCGCAAGGGCGGGCGGGTCTATTTCGACGTGCGCGGTTCGGGCGAGGTCGTCATCCATGAAGGCTATGTCTCGCGCAAGGAAGCGCGGCGCCTCGCCGAAGGCGGCGAGAAGGAGACCGCGACCGCCAAGGCCGTCAGGCCCGAGGTGACCGCCGCGATGCAGGACTATATCGCGCTCCACCGTCACGCTGCCGTCCGCGCGGCGCTGATCGGGCATAATGGGATCGCGCTGCGCGTCATGGTCGCTCAGGCTGTCGCCGGGTCGCCACTCTGGACGGTCAGGGTCGAACCGCAAGCGTCGCGCAACGACGCGGTGCGCGAAAGCATCGAGAATGTCCCCGCCGAAACCCGGTTCGACGAGCAGCGCCGTGCCGTGCTGGCCCTGCTTGGCTTCGATCCCGACACCCCGACCGTCACGCACGGCGATGTCGGGATGTACGGCGCGACCGGGGTATTCCTGCGGCTTCTGGAGTTGCCGGACATCGCGGTGATGGATGCCCTCGCCATTGTCGTCGGCGAGACCCTCGACGCGCGCAGCCCGCTGGTCGACGCGCTCGGCACCGAACTCAAGGTCGACATGGCGCCGGTGTGGCAGGCGGACGACGTGTTTTTTGAGCTGGTCCGCGACAAGGAGGTGCTGCGCGCGATGATGGCCGAGGTGGCGGGCGCCACCATCGCCGGGGCCAATGCCAATGAGAAGGGCAAGACGATGACGCGCATCATCCGCGCGCATCTCGACGGCAGCGAGGGCCGCGCCAGGGTCGAGAATTGGGTGCCGCGCTGGCTGGCCTTTCCGCCCGCTCACTACACGCCGCGTGGCGGGGTCGCGTCGGTCGCGGCGCACGCGGAGGCCGAGGACGCACGTAACGACAACCAGCCCGAGCCGCCCGACACGCCGGCCCCGGCGGCGGTCGAGCCGCTGCCGCTTGCGGCGTGA
- a CDS encoding zincin-like metallopeptidase domain-containing protein, which produces MAHGNKRGARGKRGSQTAPAPATSHANIYDEVTQRIIAELEVCRFPWVQPWGRAGGSGPDLPRNALTARNYSGVNVLILWGAVIEQGWPSQSWLTFRQTLEAGGCVRKGEHGVTVVYADRFTPEAEKERARESGEDARSVPFLKRFTVFNIAQCEGLRPGLAADPAPLPEREIVPVAEQVIAASGVDFFIRGDRAFYAPALDAIVVPPQPAFFDQINYYRTALHELTHATGHPSRLNRELTASFGSKDYAREELVAEMGSAFLCAALGIVPTVRHADYLGSWLAVLREDSRAIFRAASAASKAADWLLARHREGAAPLLAGEC; this is translated from the coding sequence ATGGCACACGGCAACAAGCGCGGCGCGCGCGGCAAGCGGGGGAGCCAGACGGCACCCGCTCCCGCGACCAGCCATGCCAATATCTATGACGAGGTGACGCAGCGGATCATCGCCGAACTGGAGGTGTGCCGCTTTCCTTGGGTCCAGCCTTGGGGCCGCGCCGGGGGCAGCGGTCCCGACCTGCCGCGCAACGCGCTCACCGCCCGCAATTATTCAGGGGTGAATGTCCTGATCCTGTGGGGCGCGGTCATCGAACAGGGCTGGCCCTCGCAAAGCTGGCTGACCTTCCGACAGACCCTTGAGGCTGGCGGATGCGTCCGCAAGGGCGAGCATGGCGTGACCGTGGTCTATGCCGACCGCTTCACCCCCGAGGCCGAGAAGGAACGGGCGCGGGAGAGCGGCGAGGACGCGCGGAGCGTGCCCTTCCTCAAACGCTTCACGGTGTTCAACATCGCGCAGTGCGAAGGGTTGCGCCCCGGCCTCGCCGCCGACCCGGCACCGTTGCCCGAACGCGAGATCGTGCCCGTCGCGGAGCAAGTTATCGCGGCATCGGGCGTCGATTTCTTCATTCGCGGCGACCGGGCTTTCTACGCCCCCGCGCTGGACGCGATTGTCGTCCCGCCACAGCCCGCTTTCTTCGACCAGATCAACTATTATCGGACCGCGTTGCATGAACTGACCCATGCGACCGGCCATCCCTCGCGGCTGAACCGCGAGCTGACCGCCAGCTTCGGCAGCAAGGACTATGCCCGCGAGGAACTGGTCGCCGAAATGGGCTCGGCCTTTCTGTGCGCCGCGCTCGGCATCGTGCCGACCGTGCGCCATGCCGATTATCTCGGCAGCTGGCTCGCCGTGCTGCGCGAGGACAGCCGCGCGATCTTCCGCGCCGCGTCCGCCGCGAGCAAGGCCGCCGACTGGCTGCTCGCGCGCCACCGCGAAGGCGCGGCCCCCCTGCTCGCTGGGGAGTGCTGA
- a CDS encoding helix-turn-helix domain-containing protein — protein MALTIGELGKATATKVETIRYYERIGLLPKPSRTAGNYRAYGHAELSRLSFVRRSRDLGFSLDQIRALLALSDDRSQHCADVDRIATEHLREVDRKLADLSALRRELKSLLDACEGGTIGECRIIDALGPVAPH, from the coding sequence ATGGCGCTGACGATTGGCGAACTGGGCAAGGCGACCGCCACCAAGGTCGAGACGATCCGCTACTATGAGCGGATCGGCCTCTTACCCAAGCCGTCGCGCACCGCTGGCAACTATCGCGCTTATGGTCACGCCGAACTGAGCCGGCTCTCGTTTGTTCGTCGCTCGCGAGATCTGGGCTTTTCGCTCGATCAGATTCGAGCGCTGCTTGCCCTCTCGGATGATCGTAGCCAGCATTGTGCGGATGTGGATCGGATCGCGACCGAACATCTGCGCGAGGTTGATCGGAAGCTGGCCGACCTGTCCGCGTTGCGACGCGAGTTGAAGTCCCTGCTCGACGCCTGCGAGGGCGGCACGATTGGCGAATGCCGGATTATCGATGCGCTTGGTCCAGTCGCGCCGCATTGA
- a CDS encoding histidine phosphatase family protein, whose amino-acid sequence MAVSRQTEIYLVRHGETEWNAAGRFQGKLDSRLTDKGVAQAGACGRRLSAMGTEFETLFASPLGRARETAAIIKSFGISPEVQCDDRIAEVSIGSWDGLTHVDIDAQWPGLLDDTTPFDWFFRSPDGESYDAANARVTQWLNDLQGVTLAVSHGLIGRLIRGTYLGMTRDDALGLPVPQDVIWQLSKGRIESIPT is encoded by the coding sequence TTGGCAGTTTCACGGCAAACCGAAATCTATCTTGTCCGTCACGGCGAAACTGAATGGAACGCTGCTGGCCGCTTCCAGGGCAAGCTCGACTCTCGGCTGACCGACAAGGGTGTAGCGCAGGCAGGGGCGTGCGGCAGGCGGCTCTCGGCGATGGGCACTGAATTTGAGACCCTGTTCGCCAGCCCGCTGGGACGGGCGCGTGAAACCGCCGCAATCATAAAGAGCTTCGGCATTTCTCCGGAAGTGCAGTGCGATGATCGCATCGCGGAGGTTTCAATAGGATCGTGGGATGGCCTGACGCATGTTGACATCGACGCTCAATGGCCGGGCTTATTGGACGACACCACGCCGTTCGACTGGTTCTTTCGATCGCCGGACGGAGAAAGCTACGATGCCGCCAACGCCCGCGTCACTCAATGGCTGAATGATTTGCAGGGTGTGACCCTTGCCGTATCCCATGGACTGATAGGGCGCCTCATTCGAGGCACGTACCTCGGCATGACCAGGGACGATGCTCTTGGTTTGCCGGTCCCGCAGGACGTGATCTGGCAATTGTCGAAGGGGCGGATTGAGTCCATCCCTACCTGA
- a CDS encoding I78 family peptidase inhibitor — protein sequence MALLGAASLLAGCQSTGERLIAQAARNDTCGAKQLRYFVGRKADQATRDTIEQHVTNARQLRWIVPGEDILADLNTGRINVLLDESGTIKGVGCY from the coding sequence ATGGCGCTGCTCGGTGCTGCCTCCCTGCTTGCCGGTTGTCAAAGCACTGGCGAGCGCCTGATAGCGCAGGCTGCGCGCAACGATACATGCGGCGCAAAGCAGTTGCGCTATTTCGTTGGCCGCAAAGCCGACCAAGCTACACGTGATACCATAGAACAGCATGTGACGAACGCGCGGCAGCTTCGATGGATTGTGCCTGGAGAGGATATATTAGCAGACCTCAACACCGGAAGAATCAACGTATTGTTGGACGAAAGCGGCACGATCAAAGGTGTAGGCTGCTACTAA
- a CDS encoding TonB-dependent receptor, with amino-acid sequence MVRVRRSASVAAFIIAASFGAPLLAQDQKPAITESDGEDIVVQATRSGRSADKEPIRVEVLDRDEIDEKLMMTPGNIAMLVSETPGIRTQITSPSLGAANIRIQGLKGRYTQLLSDGLPLYGGQLPAIGLLQIPPTDLGQVEIIKGAASAFYGPSALGGVINLVSRRPAPEPEADILLNTTSLGGQDATAYASTPLAGGWSASVTGGYDRQSVQDLNRDGWADVPGYNRWTLRPRLFWRGSSGAKLLITVGGMTEQRDGGTLPGQVAPDGLPFRQTLDSKRLDAGIVADLPLAPGELHLRASGMTQRDDHRYGDTIEDDRRRSFFGEASFTAKSGGTSWLVGTAFQADLFRSLQLRDLEYTYTVPALFGQVEQVVADRVTLAGSARWDAHSEYGSRISPRLSLLYRPGRWTIRASVGRGFYAPTPFVEELEEPGLSRLEPLGRLKAETADTASVDIGYRAGPLQAGLTLFGSNISHAVQLADDGPDHVRLINADGLTRTRGAELLLRYRLGDFNVTGSYVYVDASEPNPGGLGRRAVPLTPRHSGGLVGSWEKEGKGKIGLEAYYTGRQELEDNPYRSKGKPYFQLGAMAEIILGKVSLFINAEDLLDIRQTRYDPLLLPQRLPSGAWTADAWAPLEGRVVNGGVRLHFGGSR; translated from the coding sequence ATGGTTCGCGTTCGTAGATCAGCATCAGTCGCTGCTTTCATCATCGCCGCTTCGTTCGGTGCCCCGCTGCTGGCCCAGGATCAAAAGCCGGCCATCACTGAAAGCGACGGTGAGGATATCGTCGTTCAAGCGACGCGCTCCGGGCGCAGCGCGGACAAGGAGCCGATCCGCGTCGAGGTGCTCGATCGCGACGAGATCGACGAGAAACTGATGATGACGCCTGGCAACATTGCCATGCTCGTCAGTGAAACGCCCGGCATCAGGACACAGATCACCTCACCCTCCCTTGGCGCAGCCAACATCCGCATCCAGGGGCTGAAGGGTCGCTACACCCAGCTCCTCTCGGACGGCCTGCCGCTCTACGGCGGACAGCTTCCCGCCATCGGCTTGCTGCAAATCCCGCCGACCGACCTGGGACAGGTCGAGATCATCAAGGGGGCGGCCTCCGCATTCTATGGCCCTTCGGCCTTGGGCGGCGTCATCAATCTCGTCTCGCGCCGTCCCGCGCCCGAGCCCGAGGCCGACATCCTGCTCAACACGACCAGCCTCGGCGGGCAGGATGCGACCGCTTATGCATCAACGCCCCTGGCGGGCGGCTGGAGCGCCTCCGTCACCGGCGGCTATGATCGCCAGAGCGTTCAGGACCTGAACCGCGATGGCTGGGCGGACGTACCGGGCTATAATCGCTGGACGCTCCGACCGCGTCTTTTCTGGAGGGGATCGAGCGGCGCCAAGCTGTTGATCACCGTTGGCGGCATGACCGAGCAACGCGACGGCGGCACATTGCCGGGCCAGGTCGCGCCCGACGGTTTGCCTTTTCGCCAGACCCTCGACAGCAAGCGCCTCGACGCCGGCATCGTCGCCGACCTTCCGCTAGCGCCGGGCGAGCTTCACCTCCGCGCCTCCGGCATGACGCAGAGGGATGACCACCGCTATGGCGACACCATTGAGGATGATCGCCGCCGCAGCTTCTTCGGCGAGGCATCCTTCACCGCCAAATCTGGTGGCACCTCCTGGCTGGTGGGCACTGCCTTCCAGGCCGACCTGTTCCGTTCTCTCCAACTTCGCGATCTGGAATATACCTACACCGTCCCGGCATTATTCGGGCAGGTGGAACAAGTAGTGGCGGACCGGGTCACACTCGCCGGCAGTGCCCGATGGGATGCCCACAGCGAATATGGTTCGAGGATCAGCCCGCGCCTATCGCTGCTCTACCGTCCCGGCCGATGGACGATACGCGCGTCGGTTGGGCGCGGCTTCTACGCGCCGACGCCGTTCGTCGAGGAACTGGAGGAGCCGGGCCTGTCGCGGCTTGAGCCGTTGGGCCGACTGAAGGCAGAGACGGCTGATACGGCATCGGTGGACATCGGCTATCGGGCCGGACCTTTGCAGGCCGGCCTGACCTTGTTCGGCTCGAATATCAGCCACGCGGTTCAACTCGCCGATGACGGCCCCGATCATGTCAGGCTGATCAACGCCGATGGCCTTACCCGCACGCGCGGTGCCGAGTTGCTGCTGCGCTACCGGCTGGGCGACTTCAATGTCACCGGCAGCTACGTCTATGTCGACGCGAGCGAACCGAACCCTGGTGGTCTGGGCAGGCGGGCCGTCCCGCTTACACCGCGCCACTCGGGCGGGCTGGTCGGGAGCTGGGAGAAGGAAGGCAAGGGCAAAATCGGGCTGGAAGCCTATTATACCGGCCGACAGGAGCTGGAGGACAACCCCTATCGGAGCAAAGGCAAACCCTATTTCCAGCTCGGTGCGATGGCCGAGATCATCCTCGGCAAGGTCAGCCTGTTCATCAACGCCGAAGACCTGCTCGACATCCGACAGACCAGATATGATCCGCTGCTCCTGCCACAGCGATTGCCAAGCGGCGCGTGGACGGCGGATGCCTGGGCGCCGCTTGAAGGACGTGTTGTGAACGGAGGCGTCCGCCTCCATTTCGGCGGATCGAGATGA
- a CDS encoding DUF2958 domain-containing protein has protein sequence MELLTPELRAALRANADAQLEAQRTDRREPDPVPVVKFFSPLSAATWLATELDADGDTLFGLADLGFGCPELGSFSLSEIAAVRLPFGLGIERDRGFASAVPLSVWADTARHAGSILSAAQLLGPVEAHHRAQASAPPMLDDAPASLPDPLPPPDPEDG, from the coding sequence ATGGAACTGCTCACCCCGGAACTGCGCGCCGCGCTCCGCGCCAATGCGGACGCGCAGCTTGAGGCGCAACGCACCGACCGCCGCGAACCGGACCCCGTGCCGGTCGTCAAATTCTTCTCGCCCCTGAGCGCGGCGACATGGCTCGCGACCGAACTCGATGCCGATGGCGACACCTTGTTCGGCCTCGCCGATCTGGGGTTCGGCTGTCCCGAACTCGGCTCTTTCAGCCTGTCCGAGATCGCGGCGGTACGCCTGCCGTTCGGCCTCGGGATCGAGCGTGATCGCGGTTTTGCCAGTGCCGTGCCGCTCTCCGTCTGGGCCGACACCGCGCGCCACGCGGGCTCGATCCTGTCGGCGGCGCAGTTGCTCGGCCCGGTCGAGGCGCACCACCGCGCACAGGCCTCGGCACCCCCGATGCTGGACGACGCGCCCGCGTCGCTTCCCGACCCGCTTCCGCCCCCGGACCCCGAGGACGGCTGA